From Pandoraea vervacti, the proteins below share one genomic window:
- a CDS encoding UDP-N-acetylglucosamine 1-carboxyvinyltransferase, whose translation MSHLVVHGGQPLRGRITPSANKNAVLPILCATLLTDQPVRLIGVPEITDVRKILDIFRQLGSDVSVDFDAGILDVHHLNTKFDPRTDHLPEEMRSSIMLVPPLLARFGVARIEDNIKGCTLGVREIDPHIEVLRHFGGRVERTSGSLLIHADEARPAIHHWLDYASVTTTENFVLCASTANGRSQLNNAASEPHVQEFCRFMQMLGVPIEGVGTSQLAIEGVERFGGGEFRFAEDFHEITTFLALGAITGGEITVKNSAPEQFPLIDRTFAKFGIKVEHRDGWSTATAQGKLKVQTPFTQNILTKVEAAPWPYFPVDLLPIFIALGVKAEGSAMFWNKVYDGAMGWSTELSKFGAHVFQSDPHRLITFGGVPLSPAVVESPYIIRVAIALLMVAASIDGQSTIKNAQPIRRAHPHFVENLCSVGANVVWTTPE comes from the coding sequence ATGTCCCATCTGGTAGTCCACGGCGGCCAGCCGCTGCGCGGTCGCATCACCCCCTCCGCCAACAAGAACGCCGTTCTGCCGATTCTTTGCGCCACGCTGCTGACCGATCAGCCCGTGCGCCTCATCGGCGTGCCCGAGATCACCGACGTTCGCAAGATCCTCGACATCTTCCGTCAGCTCGGCAGCGACGTCAGCGTCGACTTCGACGCGGGCATTCTCGACGTGCACCACCTGAACACGAAGTTCGATCCGCGCACGGACCATCTGCCCGAAGAGATGCGCTCGTCGATCATGCTCGTGCCGCCGCTGCTCGCGCGTTTCGGCGTCGCCCGCATCGAGGACAACATCAAGGGCTGCACCCTCGGCGTGCGCGAGATCGACCCGCACATCGAAGTGCTGCGTCATTTCGGCGGGCGCGTGGAGCGCACCTCCGGCTCGCTGCTGATCCACGCCGACGAGGCGCGCCCCGCGATCCATCACTGGCTCGACTACGCGTCGGTGACGACCACGGAGAACTTCGTGCTGTGCGCGTCGACCGCCAACGGTCGCTCGCAACTGAACAACGCGGCCTCCGAGCCGCACGTACAGGAGTTCTGCCGCTTCATGCAGATGCTCGGCGTGCCGATCGAAGGCGTGGGCACCTCGCAGCTCGCCATCGAGGGTGTCGAGCGCTTTGGCGGCGGCGAATTCCGCTTCGCCGAAGACTTCCACGAGATCACCACGTTCCTCGCGCTGGGTGCGATCACGGGCGGGGAAATCACCGTCAAGAATTCGGCCCCCGAGCAGTTCCCGCTGATCGATCGCACCTTCGCCAAATTCGGCATCAAGGTCGAGCATCGCGACGGCTGGTCCACCGCCACCGCGCAGGGCAAGCTCAAGGTGCAGACGCCATTCACGCAGAACATTCTGACGAAGGTCGAGGCCGCGCCGTGGCCCTACTTCCCGGTGGACCTGCTGCCGATTTTCATCGCGCTGGGCGTGAAGGCCGAAGGTAGCGCCATGTTCTGGAACAAGGTGTACGACGGCGCAATGGGCTGGTCGACGGAACTCTCGAAGTTCGGCGCGCACGTGTTCCAGTCCGATCCGCATCGGCTGATCACGTTCGGTGGCGTGCCGCTCTCGCCGGCGGTGGTCGAGAGCCCGTACATCATTCGTGTGGCGATTGCGCTGCTGATGGTGGCCGCGAGCATCGACGGCCAGTCGACGATCAAGAACGCGCAGCCGATTCGCCGCGCGCATCCTCATTTCGTCGAAAACCTGTGCTCGGTGGGGGCGAACGTCGTCTGGACGACGCCGGAATAA
- a CDS encoding sodium:solute symporter family protein — translation MNAALAVIAAFLAFALFIGIRARRGRTMSLEQWAVGGRGFGTLLVFLLMAGEAFSTFTFLGASGWAYSKGPPAFYILAYGALAYLLGYWMLPAAWRHATKHHCVSFSDFFATAYRSRALGVVVSVVAVLGMSALLIIQLRGLGIIVSEASYGTIPPAVAIWCGAIAMVLYITVSGIHGSASIAIYKDILILVIAVFLGIYLPLHYFGGFGEMFDRIEAARPGFLQMPTNGLTLSWYNSTILLTSLGYYLYPYVFTSVYAAKTESAVRKNTILMPLYQMVIAFMFFVGFAAILQVPGLSGADSDLALLRIVKQTFSPWFVGVIGGVGVLTALVPGSMILLNASTLIAKNIYRDGFAPQASEAFVGKLAKRVLPVFGLVAVFFVLRGGATFVALALFASSLLTQLFPSFVASLLPRPFGNKYGAFAGIGAGALVLLAAVGFDVNLRTLLPGASDTVASINMGLVALAVNAVTFVAVSILTRSRHVEAGILRKV, via the coding sequence ATGAATGCCGCGCTTGCCGTCATCGCGGCGTTTCTGGCGTTTGCGCTCTTTATCGGGATTCGCGCCCGGCGCGGGCGCACGATGAGTCTGGAGCAGTGGGCCGTGGGCGGCCGTGGCTTCGGCACGCTGCTCGTGTTCCTGCTCATGGCCGGGGAGGCGTTCTCGACCTTCACGTTCCTGGGCGCAAGCGGATGGGCATACAGCAAGGGGCCGCCCGCGTTTTACATCCTCGCCTACGGTGCGCTCGCCTATCTGCTCGGCTACTGGATGTTGCCGGCCGCATGGCGTCACGCCACGAAGCACCACTGCGTGTCGTTCTCCGACTTCTTTGCGACGGCGTACCGCTCGCGTGCATTGGGCGTGGTGGTGTCGGTGGTGGCCGTGCTGGGCATGAGCGCCTTGCTCATCATTCAACTGCGCGGCCTGGGCATCATCGTGTCCGAAGCTTCGTATGGCACGATTCCGCCGGCCGTGGCGATCTGGTGCGGCGCCATCGCGATGGTGCTCTACATTACGGTGTCGGGCATTCATGGGTCCGCGAGCATCGCGATCTACAAGGACATTCTGATTCTCGTGATCGCCGTGTTCCTCGGCATCTATCTGCCGCTGCATTACTTCGGCGGGTTCGGTGAAATGTTCGACAGGATCGAGGCGGCGCGTCCCGGCTTCCTGCAAATGCCGACGAACGGCCTGACGCTGTCCTGGTACAACTCGACGATTCTGCTCACGTCGCTCGGTTACTACCTGTATCCGTACGTCTTCACGTCGGTATATGCGGCCAAGACCGAGAGCGCGGTGCGCAAGAACACGATTCTGATGCCGCTGTACCAGATGGTCATCGCGTTCATGTTCTTCGTCGGCTTCGCGGCGATTCTGCAAGTGCCGGGACTGAGCGGCGCAGACTCGGACCTGGCGCTGCTGCGCATCGTGAAGCAGACCTTCTCGCCGTGGTTCGTGGGCGTGATCGGCGGGGTAGGGGTGTTGACCGCGCTGGTGCCGGGTTCGATGATTCTGCTCAATGCGTCGACGTTGATCGCCAAGAACATCTATCGCGACGGCTTCGCGCCGCAGGCGAGCGAAGCGTTCGTCGGCAAGCTGGCCAAGCGCGTGTTGCCGGTGTTCGGGCTGGTCGCGGTGTTCTTCGTGTTGCGCGGCGGGGCGACGTTCGTGGCGCTGGCGCTGTTCGCGTCGAGTCTGCTCACGCAGTTGTTCCCATCGTTCGTGGCGAGTTTGCTGCCCCGGCCGTTCGGCAACAAGTACGGGGCGTTTGCGGGCATTGGTGCGGGCGCGCTCGTGTTGCTCGCCGCCGTTGGCTTCGACGTCAATCTGCGCACGCTGTTGCCGGGGGCGTCGGACACGGTGGCGTCGATCAACATGGGGCTGGTTGCGCTGGCGGTCAATGCGGTGACGTTCGTGGCGGTGAGCATACTGACCCGCTCACGTCATGTGGAAGCAGGCATTTTGAGAAAAGTATGA
- a CDS encoding GntR family transcriptional regulator, which yields MSRTAPPSPSPLPSPTAGDTPQGAAPRAARNTHAATARSAASATSVTEATSTTAGDDTPGSAGQQIEARVYAAISQALLSGKLRPGMPLRERNLAQAFGCTRGAVRKVLARLGFEGKLVLEPNRGAFVPQPSLDDIRQTYRARRVLETGVIASVCGRLGDAQLAVLDAHVATEARSHADGTHERSIRLAGEFHLKLIGMAESAELDAFARQLVAKTELYKALYDPAEFMHCAPTEHALLVGQLRDGKTQAAIALATAHLDELEARVLTRAAAAETPDFRAIFAEAFAGAAT from the coding sequence TTGAGCCGCACCGCACCGCCCTCGCCGTCGCCATTGCCATCCCCTACGGCAGGCGACACGCCGCAAGGCGCCGCGCCCCGCGCCGCTCGCAACACGCATGCCGCCACCGCGAGGTCGGCGGCATCGGCAACTTCGGTGACTGAGGCAACATCGACGACGGCGGGCGACGACACGCCGGGCAGCGCAGGTCAGCAGATCGAGGCCCGGGTCTACGCGGCAATCTCGCAGGCGTTGCTCTCGGGCAAGCTGCGTCCCGGCATGCCATTGCGCGAGCGGAATCTGGCGCAGGCATTCGGTTGCACGCGCGGCGCCGTGCGCAAGGTGCTCGCGCGGCTGGGCTTCGAGGGCAAGCTGGTGCTCGAACCGAACCGTGGCGCGTTCGTGCCGCAGCCCTCGCTCGATGACATCCGTCAGACGTATCGTGCGCGACGTGTGCTGGAGACCGGCGTGATCGCGAGCGTTTGCGGCCGGTTGGGCGATGCTCAACTCGCGGTGCTCGACGCGCACGTCGCGACCGAAGCCCGCTCGCACGCCGACGGCACGCACGAGCGCTCCATTCGCCTCGCGGGCGAGTTCCATCTGAAATTGATCGGTATGGCCGAGAGCGCCGAGCTCGATGCGTTCGCCCGTCAACTCGTTGCCAAGACGGAGCTGTACAAGGCCCTTTACGACCCGGCCGAATTCATGCACTGCGCGCCGACCGAGCATGCCCTGCTCGTGGGCCAGTTGCGTGACGGCAAGACGCAGGCGGCGATTGCGCTTGCGACCGCGCATCTGGACGAACTCGAAGCGCGGGTGCTCACTCGCGCCGCGGCCGCCGAGACGCCGGACTTTCGCGCGATATTTGCCGAAGCCTTTGCCGGTGCCGCGACCTAA
- a CDS encoding DUF3311 domain-containing protein: protein MKPVYCLAALPVAAFYSGGWLAEHVGTRLAGLPFLMTWNIVWLLLTSVVMVVMFQFDGSRDAARTPSAGTACRDHDGAAS, encoded by the coding sequence ATGAAACCCGTGTATTGCCTGGCCGCGCTTCCCGTCGCGGCGTTTTACAGCGGCGGCTGGCTCGCCGAACATGTGGGAACCCGGCTCGCCGGTCTGCCCTTTCTGATGACGTGGAACATCGTCTGGCTGCTGCTCACGTCGGTCGTGATGGTGGTGATGTTCCAGTTCGATGGCTCGCGCGACGCTGCCCGCACGCCGAGCGCCGGCACGGCGTGCCGCGATCACGACGGAGCCGCATCATGA